The following proteins are co-located in the Phycisphaeraceae bacterium genome:
- a CDS encoding deoxyhypusine synthase — translation MADSPAKRELLSRTVKHIDITRHNVVPLVDSMQHMAFSARDLQRASDIFDRMLKDRECGIILTLAGSLISAGLKKVFVDLIRNKMVDAVVSTGANIVDQDFFEALGFKHYIAEDKHKSGMFDGELRELAIDRIYDTFIDEDELRICDDVMMKITDSLEPRPYSSREFIREMGVYLQKYGKDKESIVLAAYENDVPIFCPAFSDCSAGFGLVAHQHARTQAGQPMVSIDSAKDFYELTQIKLKNPTTGLFMVGGGVPKNFVQDIVVAAEVLGYEAPMHKYAVQVTVADVRDGALSSSTLKEASSWGKVDLAWEQMVFSEATLAVPLIAGYGYHKGSWKGRQGKQFARLYESAAVGAGK, via the coding sequence ATGGCCGATTCACCGGCAAAACGGGAACTGCTTTCACGCACTGTCAAACACATCGACATCACTCGGCATAACGTCGTACCTCTGGTCGATTCCATGCAGCATATGGCCTTCTCCGCCCGCGATCTTCAGCGGGCCAGCGACATCTTTGACCGAATGCTCAAAGACCGCGAATGCGGAATCATCCTTACGCTTGCAGGCTCACTTATCAGTGCCGGCCTGAAAAAGGTGTTTGTGGATTTGATCCGCAACAAGATGGTTGACGCTGTTGTTTCCACCGGTGCCAACATCGTGGATCAGGATTTCTTTGAGGCCTTGGGGTTCAAGCATTACATCGCTGAAGATAAACACAAATCCGGCATGTTTGACGGTGAACTTCGTGAACTGGCGATTGACCGTATCTATGACACGTTCATAGACGAGGACGAGCTGCGCATCTGCGATGACGTAATGATGAAAATTACTGATTCGCTGGAGCCGCGGCCATACTCGTCGAGAGAGTTCATCCGTGAGATGGGGGTATACCTCCAGAAGTACGGCAAGGATAAAGAGTCGATCGTGCTGGCTGCCTATGAAAATGACGTGCCGATTTTTTGTCCTGCATTTTCCGATTGCTCTGCGGGATTCGGACTGGTTGCCCATCAGCATGCACGAACCCAGGCCGGTCAGCCGATGGTGAGCATCGACTCGGCGAAAGACTTTTACGAACTCACGCAGATCAAGCTCAAAAATCCGACGACGGGCTTGTTCATGGTCGGCGGGGGGGTTCCCAAGAACTTTGTGCAGGACATCGTGGTCGCCGCTGAAGTCCTCGGCTATGAAGCCCCGATGCACAAATATGCTGTTCAGGTCACCGTAGCGGATGTTCGTGATGGCGCGTTATCTAGCTCAACGCTTAAAGAAGCGTCAAGTTGGGGCAAAGTGGACTTGGCGTGGGAGCAGATGGTCTTCAGTGAAGCGACTTTGGCGGTTCCGCTGATTGCGGGCTATGGCTACCACAAGGGTTCATGGAAGGGGAGGCAGGGCAAGCAGTTCGCCCGGCTCTATGAATCAGCAGCGGTTGGGGCGGGAAAGTAA
- the cyaB gene encoding class IV adenylate cyclase: MSIEIEAKMQVTDLAALEAKLEAVGAKRGPVHLEINRFFDSPSGSLRMADQGLRIRVEKSTDGSREVVTITYKGPRAQSKLKQRRETEIVVNDAKIAAQLLNDLGYVQTLSFEKQRRRWEFDRCHVDIDTLPYLGDYVEIEGPDDKVILGVREKLGLGKAPLIRAGYAAMLTQYLAEHHLRAEHVPLKSS, translated from the coding sequence TTGAGTATTGAAATTGAAGCGAAAATGCAGGTGACCGACCTGGCTGCACTTGAAGCCAAACTGGAAGCCGTCGGAGCCAAGCGCGGACCTGTACATCTTGAGATCAATCGTTTTTTTGACTCGCCATCCGGATCGCTGCGAATGGCCGATCAGGGACTGCGCATTCGAGTTGAGAAATCTACAGACGGCAGCCGCGAGGTCGTAACGATTACGTACAAAGGTCCGCGTGCTCAAAGCAAACTTAAGCAGAGACGGGAGACGGAGATCGTGGTTAACGACGCCAAGATCGCTGCGCAACTCCTCAATGATTTAGGGTATGTACAGACTCTGAGCTTCGAAAAACAGCGTCGTCGATGGGAGTTCGACCGCTGCCACGTGGATATCGACACGCTGCCCTACCTGGGCGACTACGTAGAGATCGAAGGACCAGACGACAAAGTCATCCTGGGGGTTCGTGAGAAATTAGGATTGGGTAAAGCCCCGCTGATTCGGGCAGGATATGCGGCAATGCTGACCCAATATCTGGCTGAACACCATCTTCGTGCAGAGCATGTCCCGCTCAAATCCTCGTGA
- a CDS encoding tetratricopeptide repeat protein: protein MKYANAGFFILVGTMAVAFTFGSSGCRSLSTTQPADSSRGRDQLNEGKRLNEQGLSDDALVAFTAALKENPRLVEAQMGMGDIYRKRGDYENAGVAYESATKLDPMSFEAHYYLGLMRQLMGRIEEAVSSYLRAIAIKPESIDANQNLASAYLQLNRPGDGLAYAKRAADLSPQNQAAWANLGATYSLLAQYDDAVDAYRHAAELGELEEPILLGLADAHIKLGHYDRAAAVLQTQLRKQPTATAYERLGYSQFKQRHYDDALASFRAALSLDANDVASLNGLGVALMTLYVQSGRNIPQQRDQALEAWRKSLTIRSNQPKIIDLVTRYRRL from the coding sequence ATGAAATACGCAAACGCAGGGTTCTTCATCCTCGTCGGAACAATGGCTGTCGCGTTTACGTTCGGCAGCTCCGGCTGCCGCTCTCTGTCCACAACGCAACCTGCGGATTCCTCGCGTGGTCGAGACCAACTCAACGAAGGCAAACGACTCAATGAACAAGGTCTCAGCGATGACGCTCTGGTAGCATTCACAGCGGCACTGAAAGAAAACCCGCGCCTGGTCGAAGCCCAGATGGGAATGGGTGACATCTACCGTAAGCGCGGTGATTACGAAAATGCCGGTGTTGCATATGAGAGCGCGACAAAACTCGATCCGATGAGCTTCGAAGCCCATTATTACCTCGGCCTGATGCGCCAGCTCATGGGTCGAATCGAGGAAGCGGTTTCGAGCTATCTGCGTGCGATCGCGATTAAGCCCGAGAGTATTGACGCCAATCAAAACCTCGCCAGCGCGTATCTCCAGCTAAATCGTCCCGGTGACGGTCTGGCATACGCCAAGCGTGCAGCGGATCTTTCACCACAGAATCAAGCTGCCTGGGCAAATCTCGGTGCCACCTACAGCCTGTTGGCACAATACGACGATGCGGTCGATGCCTATCGACACGCAGCGGAACTGGGTGAATTGGAGGAACCGATCCTGCTGGGCCTGGCGGATGCGCATATCAAGTTGGGGCATTACGACCGCGCCGCGGCTGTGCTGCAAACTCAGCTACGAAAACAGCCGACTGCCACCGCGTATGAACGACTCGGATATTCGCAATTCAAACAGCGGCATTACGACGATGCGCTGGCGAGTTTCCGCGCCGCACTCTCACTCGACGCCAATGACGTAGCTTCGCTCAACGGTCTGGGCGTTGCGTTGATGACGTTGTACGTTCAGTCGGGACGTAACATTCCGCAACAACGAGATCAGGCACTTGAAGCGTGGCGAAAAAGTCTGACGATTCGCTCCAATCAGCCCAAAATCATCGATCTCGTTACACGTTACAGAAGGCTGTAA
- a CDS encoding DUF2617 family protein: MSSVHKSSNAQLFRLMLYRRALHPELFDLQSRKIFRHGEYEVEAWLSPCGHVVRFQIEGQCLTEAVLESGDHLPEHGLVHALHCLGEKDFELEPEGRLGYVTSVQTESLSDNLFAATLREMRDLAGEADAMVHEWKDHEGNPCLSLLDVQKYKKEFHLQSYHLIGATGMVLRTQSIFEIKPQA; this comes from the coding sequence ATGAGTAGTGTTCATAAGTCAAGTAATGCACAGCTTTTTCGTCTCATGCTGTACCGCCGGGCACTGCACCCGGAGCTCTTTGATCTCCAGAGTCGAAAGATTTTTCGACATGGGGAATACGAAGTAGAGGCATGGTTGTCACCTTGTGGCCATGTTGTGCGGTTTCAAATTGAAGGTCAGTGCCTGACTGAGGCCGTTCTCGAAAGCGGTGATCACTTACCAGAGCACGGCTTAGTGCATGCTTTGCACTGTTTGGGTGAAAAAGATTTCGAGTTGGAGCCCGAAGGTCGTTTGGGCTATGTTACCTCCGTTCAGACTGAGTCGCTCAGCGACAACCTCTTCGCTGCCACGCTCCGCGAGATGCGCGATTTAGCAGGTGAAGCGGACGCAATGGTCCACGAATGGAAAGATCACGAAGGCAACCCCTGCCTTTCGCTCTTGGATGTGCAGAAGTACAAGAAGGAGTTCCACCTTCAGAGCTATCACCTGATCGGCGCGACGGGGATGGTCTTGCGTACGCAGTCGATCTTCGAGATCAAGCCACAGGCCTGA
- a CDS encoding bifunctional 4-hydroxy-2-oxoglutarate aldolase/2-dehydro-3-deoxy-phosphogluconate aldolase has translation MRITGRNAVISQIETAGLVAVIRADSADQLIDVFRALGEGGANVAEVTMTTPGALDVIHQATTKLGKEFIVGVGSVLDAETARAAILAGAQYVVAPTTNLGVIEICHRYDKAVIPGALTPTEIITAWQAGADMVKVFPANLFGPQYFKDVLAPMPHLKLTPTGGVDLTTAADWLKAGAACLGVGSSLVRKDLIRAKDWKGLTGLARQFVEVIKQSRGG, from the coding sequence ATGCGAATCACCGGACGTAATGCTGTTATTTCCCAGATCGAGACCGCCGGCCTTGTCGCCGTGATTCGTGCCGACAGTGCCGACCAGTTAATTGATGTTTTCCGCGCCCTGGGTGAGGGCGGTGCAAACGTCGCTGAAGTAACCATGACCACTCCCGGCGCGCTGGATGTGATCCATCAGGCGACAACGAAACTCGGTAAAGAGTTCATCGTAGGGGTTGGCAGTGTCCTTGATGCGGAGACCGCCCGTGCAGCCATCCTTGCCGGTGCGCAGTACGTCGTCGCCCCGACGACAAACCTTGGGGTGATTGAGATCTGCCATCGCTACGATAAGGCCGTGATTCCCGGTGCATTGACGCCGACTGAAATTATTACGGCCTGGCAGGCCGGTGCGGATATGGTGAAAGTTTTCCCCGCCAATCTATTCGGACCTCAGTATTTCAAGGATGTGCTGGCTCCCATGCCGCACCTGAAACTCACGCCAACTGGTGGCGTGGACCTGACAACCGCCGCTGATTGGCTCAAGGCAGGAGCTGCCTGCCTGGGGGTCGGATCGTCGTTGGTGAGAAAAGATTTGATTAGAGCGAAGGATTGGAAGGGGCTGACCGGTCTGGCGCGACAGTTCGTGGAGGTGATTAAGCAATCGAGGGGCGGATGA
- a CDS encoding HEAT repeat domain-containing protein, with amino-acid sequence MSKLLEIHRRLNAVHDESIDASMAAALPTADPAAAKLIAKHLLENDHPNAALSLVQNFHLLPGEIQTSIVTRASAYYHALRQAAQKRSGPGPINAIQIVRRARSPRLAHLLVDQLRFGDAEVRSLAAESLLEMARELAASATHDAEAEQIFITGLEEALNLYRHHGQPMVLLAAAALIPRPMAGIFRILQDRTHPAAEPMARLMEGHSAPEFRRSLLVWLRMPPLMDPAVQRLHRMDGMVLAEPLRFTHFLSIGTATRGLRRLSDARRLCPSAEITDGFPASIRRTVPRWIRALPLDPPNQIDALSKLIHSHDVAMKISLFRALLSISEQPGGEGAHDVLSTFTDDADPQLARMALRHLVRVRWPGLAKLLIKLVNSPHAEIRQLAGGHLAPLGFTRFWDSWPRLSFAQQIAGGQALIKLDATFHKHLAERLARPERAARLRALAIIHTLNQGPWFESSLQTLSHDLDEVIVSAVARAMGTCDTPVTVEALERLLHHPDSRVRANAIESLHQLKSTRHVDRLLDMAEREENRPRANAIHALMEMRTGEALTSLARMLAHPQPAQRTSALWLIDHLGLIDLSRHVAEMSITDRDDKVKRRAGEVIQHLITVLRTDTHHHDHNQGAA; translated from the coding sequence ATGTCGAAACTTCTTGAAATTCACCGACGGCTCAATGCTGTCCATGACGAGTCGATCGATGCATCGATGGCCGCGGCACTCCCTACCGCTGATCCCGCGGCGGCAAAATTGATCGCCAAGCACCTACTCGAAAACGACCACCCCAACGCAGCTTTGAGCCTGGTTCAAAATTTTCATCTGCTACCAGGTGAAATCCAGACAAGTATCGTCACCCGAGCGTCAGCCTACTACCATGCTCTTCGACAGGCTGCGCAGAAGCGCAGTGGTCCTGGCCCCATCAATGCCATACAAATCGTCCGCAGGGCACGATCACCGCGGCTCGCTCATCTTTTGGTGGATCAATTACGTTTCGGTGATGCCGAGGTCCGATCGCTCGCCGCCGAAAGTCTGCTTGAGATGGCGCGAGAGTTGGCTGCTTCGGCAACTCATGACGCAGAAGCGGAACAGATTTTCATTACGGGTCTTGAAGAGGCGCTAAATCTATACCGTCATCATGGTCAACCGATGGTGCTGCTGGCGGCGGCAGCATTGATCCCGCGACCGATGGCCGGAATCTTCCGCATCCTTCAGGATCGCACGCATCCAGCTGCTGAGCCGATGGCCCGATTGATGGAGGGGCATTCCGCACCTGAATTTCGACGCTCTCTGTTGGTCTGGTTAAGGATGCCGCCACTCATGGATCCAGCCGTGCAACGACTGCACCGCATGGACGGAATGGTATTGGCCGAACCACTAAGATTCACACACTTTTTATCCATCGGAACAGCAACACGAGGACTTCGTCGTCTATCTGATGCCAGACGTCTTTGCCCGAGTGCCGAAATTACAGATGGGTTTCCTGCATCCATCAGGCGGACTGTCCCTCGCTGGATCAGGGCATTACCTCTCGATCCGCCGAATCAGATCGACGCCCTCTCAAAACTCATTCATAGTCACGATGTGGCGATGAAGATATCCCTGTTTCGAGCGTTGTTATCCATCAGTGAGCAGCCCGGCGGCGAGGGAGCGCATGATGTGCTCTCCACGTTTACTGATGATGCGGACCCCCAACTGGCAAGGATGGCATTGCGACATCTCGTCCGTGTTCGTTGGCCGGGTTTGGCGAAACTCCTGATCAAACTCGTCAATTCGCCCCACGCGGAGATTCGCCAACTCGCCGGTGGACATTTAGCTCCGCTGGGATTCACTCGGTTCTGGGACAGTTGGCCGCGGCTTAGTTTTGCCCAGCAAATCGCAGGCGGGCAGGCATTGATCAAACTAGATGCCACGTTTCACAAACATCTGGCAGAACGGCTGGCCCGACCTGAACGCGCAGCTCGGCTTCGTGCATTGGCAATCATTCACACACTCAACCAGGGACCATGGTTTGAATCGTCACTTCAGACTCTTTCGCACGATCTGGATGAAGTTATCGTCTCCGCGGTTGCGAGAGCAATGGGCACCTGTGACACGCCTGTGACTGTGGAAGCACTCGAAAGGCTTTTGCATCATCCTGACAGTCGTGTGCGTGCCAATGCCATCGAATCACTTCATCAACTCAAATCGACACGGCATGTGGATCGCCTGCTTGATATGGCCGAACGGGAAGAAAACCGTCCGCGTGCCAATGCGATCCATGCCTTGATGGAGATGCGTACCGGTGAAGCACTCACGTCGCTGGCCCGTATGCTTGCCCACCCCCAACCGGCACAGCGTACCAGCGCACTGTGGCTCATCGACCACTTGGGGTTAATCGACCTGTCACGTCACGTTGCGGAGATGTCCATTACTGATCGCGATGATAAGGTGAAGCGACGTGCCGGTGAAGTGATTCAGCATCTCATTACCGTACTGCGTACCGACACTCACCACCACGACCACAACCAGGGGGCAGCGTGA
- a CDS encoding NAD+ synthase, whose amino-acid sequence MRIALAQTNPTIGDIVGNAAQVRHAIMDAREQGAELVVFPELTVIGYPPKDLLLKPTVIDECAAAVEELAGSCFDIAAIIGYPAESDQAVGRSLYNAAAFCAGGRIVHRFVKSLLPTYDVFDEHRYFEPGPPVTVCDHLGIRLGVSICEDLWNDCELMPRLLYRDDPVQRLAEAGAEILINCSASPFVVGKHAFRIKLFQHAAKRHGLPLLYCNQVGGNDELVFDGNSCAVDAGGNIIAQAKDFEPDLLIVDLKQKKVAVKPTKKVRTKPPIVTGTGRISAPKDGIESAYHALVLGLHDYCRKCGFKSIVLGLSGGIDSALCAALSVAAIGKENVRGITMPSRFSSQGSVDDAADLARRLGIKFDRIPIDEPHRAFEGLLAPAFAGLKPDTSEENIQARIRGVILMAFSNKFGSLLVTTGNKSELAVGYCTLYGDMAGGLAVISDVPKTMVWQLSRWINDSSDSPLRRAYNGAVIPEASITKVPSAELRPNQTDQDSLPPYDVLDQIVERYVEREQSAGQIVAELSGVDPSVVLKMVRLIDLNEYKRKQAAPGLKITSRAFGFGRRMPIAQRYDNARTIKPATQHSK is encoded by the coding sequence ATGCGCATCGCACTCGCGCAAACGAACCCGACCATTGGTGATATTGTCGGCAATGCCGCGCAAGTGCGGCATGCAATCATGGATGCCCGTGAACAAGGCGCGGAGCTGGTAGTTTTCCCCGAGCTTACCGTCATTGGCTACCCACCCAAGGATCTGCTGCTCAAGCCGACGGTCATCGATGAGTGTGCTGCAGCGGTGGAGGAACTAGCAGGTTCATGCTTCGATATTGCTGCAATCATTGGCTATCCGGCGGAGTCGGACCAGGCGGTGGGTCGGTCGTTGTACAACGCGGCTGCGTTTTGCGCCGGTGGTCGAATTGTGCATCGTTTTGTCAAAAGCCTGTTACCTACCTATGACGTATTCGATGAGCATCGCTACTTTGAGCCGGGGCCGCCCGTCACCGTGTGTGATCACCTGGGGATACGCCTGGGCGTGAGCATTTGTGAGGATCTTTGGAATGACTGCGAGCTTATGCCTCGCCTGCTTTATCGTGACGATCCTGTTCAGCGACTTGCCGAAGCCGGCGCGGAGATTTTGATTAACTGCTCCGCATCGCCCTTTGTCGTTGGTAAGCACGCCTTCCGCATCAAGCTCTTTCAACATGCTGCCAAACGCCACGGCCTGCCGCTGCTCTACTGCAATCAGGTTGGCGGTAATGACGAACTGGTATTTGACGGCAATAGCTGCGCGGTCGATGCGGGCGGGAATATCATTGCGCAGGCAAAAGACTTCGAGCCTGATCTGCTGATTGTTGATCTGAAGCAGAAAAAAGTCGCCGTTAAGCCCACGAAGAAAGTCAGGACAAAACCGCCGATTGTCACTGGTACCGGACGAATCTCCGCCCCTAAGGACGGTATCGAATCGGCGTACCACGCACTGGTATTGGGTCTCCATGATTACTGTCGCAAGTGTGGATTTAAGTCAATCGTCCTGGGGTTGTCGGGAGGTATTGATTCCGCGCTTTGCGCTGCACTGTCGGTCGCTGCCATCGGCAAGGAAAACGTGCGGGGCATTACGATGCCCTCTCGCTTCAGCTCTCAGGGGTCCGTGGATGATGCGGCCGATCTCGCTCGGCGTCTGGGTATCAAGTTCGATCGAATCCCAATTGACGAACCACACCGCGCCTTTGAAGGGTTGCTCGCTCCAGCGTTCGCCGGACTTAAACCCGATACCTCGGAAGAAAATATTCAGGCTCGCATCCGAGGTGTGATCCTGATGGCGTTCTCCAACAAATTCGGTTCACTGCTTGTGACTACGGGTAATAAAAGCGAGTTGGCTGTCGGTTACTGCACGCTCTACGGTGACATGGCTGGCGGGCTGGCGGTTATCAGCGACGTACCCAAGACGATGGTGTGGCAGCTTTCACGCTGGATCAATGATTCGTCTGACTCGCCGCTTCGCCGTGCCTATAACGGTGCGGTGATACCCGAAGCGTCAATCACAAAAGTACCAAGTGCGGAGCTTCGTCCGAATCAAACCGATCAGGATTCGTTACCGCCTTACGATGTGCTTGATCAGATTGTTGAGCGTTATGTGGAGCGTGAACAATCAGCGGGGCAAATTGTCGCGGAATTATCCGGCGTAGATCCGTCCGTGGTACTGAAGATGGTTCGCTTGATCGATCTCAACGAATACAAGCGCAAGCAGGCAGCACCGGGACTGAAGATCACCAGCCGTGCATTTGGATTTGGTCGGCGGATGCCCATTGCACAGCGATACGATAATGCGCGGACGATAAAGCCGGCTACGCAACACTCCAAGTAA